A portion of the Streptomyces sp. NBC_00376 genome contains these proteins:
- a CDS encoding roadblock/LC7 domain-containing protein, whose amino-acid sequence MALDRGLDWLLDDLTKRVEYIRHALVLSNDGLVTGASTGLAREDAEHLAAVSSGLHSLARGSGRHFRAGKARQTMVEFDEALLFVTAAGDGSCLCVLSEAEADVGQVAYEMTLMVNRVGEHLGVAARQSAGEGVDRL is encoded by the coding sequence ATGGCGCTGGACAGGGGACTCGACTGGCTCCTTGACGACCTGACGAAAAGGGTCGAGTACATACGGCACGCACTGGTGCTGTCGAACGACGGACTGGTCACGGGGGCGAGCACGGGCCTGGCCCGCGAGGACGCCGAGCATCTCGCCGCGGTCTCGTCCGGGCTGCACAGCCTGGCCCGTGGGTCGGGGCGCCACTTCCGGGCAGGGAAGGCCCGGCAGACCATGGTGGAGTTCGACGAGGCACTGCTCTTTGTGACGGCGGCAGGGGACGGCAGCTGCCTGTGTGTGCTGAGCGAGGCCGAGGCAGATGTCGGCCAGGTCGCCTACGAGATGACGTTGATGGTCAACAGAGTCGGTGAGCATCTGGGTGTCGCCGCACGGCAGTCGGCGGGCGAAGGGGTCGACCGCCTCTGA
- a CDS encoding ArsR/SmtB family transcription factor has product MSKAADGGFEDPPAEVLVEAAAAFGLLATPARLHIVWALSQGESDVTGLADRVGGTLPSVSQHLTKLKLAGLVRSRREGRRQVYLVDDPDVVTVVRLMVGQLAERAGHAPAKPSHLRGLGA; this is encoded by the coding sequence GTGTCGAAAGCTGCCGACGGCGGTTTCGAGGATCCGCCCGCGGAGGTACTGGTGGAGGCCGCGGCTGCCTTCGGCCTCCTGGCGACGCCTGCGCGGCTGCACATCGTATGGGCCCTGTCCCAGGGCGAGAGCGATGTGACCGGGCTCGCGGACCGGGTGGGCGGCACCCTTCCTTCGGTGAGCCAGCACCTGACAAAGCTCAAGTTGGCGGGTCTTGTACGGTCCCGGCGCGAAGGCCGCCGACAGGTGTACCTGGTCGACGATCCCGATGTGGTGACCGTCGTCCGGCTGATGGTCGGCCAGCTCGCGGAGCGTGCCGGACACGCGCCCGCAAAGCCCTCACACCTCCGTGGGCTCGGTGCCTGA
- a CDS encoding GTP-binding protein yields MPSEHADNTYGETAGESAETDSLALKILVAGGFGVGKTTLVGAVSEIRPLRTEEFLSEAGQSVDDTDGVDQKTTTTVAMDFGRITIRSGLSLYLFGTPGQDRFWFLWDELSQGALGAVVLADTRRLEDCFPAVDYFEHRRIPFVVAVNCFAGARAYDEHEVSRALDLDLGTPVVLCDARDRESGKEVLIRMVEYAGRMHTARLLDSVS; encoded by the coding sequence ATGCCTTCCGAGCACGCTGACAACACATACGGGGAGACGGCCGGGGAGTCCGCGGAGACCGATTCTCTGGCGCTGAAGATATTGGTAGCCGGAGGCTTCGGCGTCGGAAAGACAACACTGGTCGGCGCCGTGAGTGAGATCAGGCCACTGCGGACGGAGGAATTTCTCAGCGAGGCGGGACAGTCGGTCGACGACACGGACGGGGTCGATCAGAAGACCACCACAACCGTCGCCATGGACTTCGGACGGATCACCATCCGGTCCGGCCTCTCGCTCTATCTGTTCGGCACGCCGGGACAGGACCGCTTCTGGTTCCTGTGGGACGAACTCTCGCAGGGCGCGCTCGGTGCCGTAGTCCTCGCTGATACCCGTCGGCTGGAGGACTGCTTCCCGGCCGTCGACTACTTCGAGCACCGCCGCATTCCCTTCGTCGTCGCGGTCAACTGCTTCGCCGGGGCCCGCGCATACGACGAGCACGAGGTGTCCCGCGCTCTCGACCTCGACCTCGGCACACCCGTAGTCCTGTGCGATGCGCGCGACCGGGAGTCCGGCAAGGAGGTGCTGATCCGCATGGTCGAGTACGCCGGCAGGATGCACACCGCCCGGCTTCTCGACTCGGTGAGCTGA